A single genomic interval of Gemmatimonadales bacterium harbors:
- a CDS encoding type II toxin-antitoxin system RelE/ParE family toxin: MRVVWSPLAIDRAAEAAAYIAREKPGAAAKWVDELFAAVGTLGRMPERGRRVPETDRPELRELLFGSYRVIYRIEPRRVSILTVRHARRLLDLAELGEAP; this comes from the coding sequence GTGAGAGTTGTTTGGTCGCCACTGGCTATTGACCGGGCCGCCGAGGCAGCGGCCTACATCGCCCGAGAGAAGCCTGGCGCGGCGGCCAAGTGGGTAGACGAGCTTTTTGCGGCGGTCGGCACCCTCGGCCGCATGCCCGAGCGAGGTCGTCGGGTCCCTGAGACCGATCGGCCAGAGCTCCGCGAACTGCTCTTTGGCAGCTACCGCGTCATCTACCGGATCGAACCGAGGCGGGTATCCATCCTCACGGTGCGGCACGCCCGCAGGCTGCTCGATCTTGCCGAGCTCGGCGAGGCGCCCTAG
- a CDS encoding type II toxin-antitoxin system prevent-host-death family antitoxin: MATKSSYSHARQNFAKLWDRVEDSREAAVIQRRGHEDMALLPADELSSLQETAYLLRSPQNAARLLAALTRGRRGRGKRRDLATLRRELLGQD, encoded by the coding sequence ATGGCCACCAAGTCCAGCTATAGCCATGCCCGCCAGAATTTCGCCAAGCTCTGGGACCGCGTCGAGGACTCGCGCGAAGCAGCGGTGATCCAACGCCGAGGGCATGAGGACATGGCCCTGCTGCCTGCGGACGAACTCAGCAGCCTGCAAGAGACCGCTTATCTGCTTCGTTCACCTCAGAACGCCGCTCGACTACTTGCCGCCCTGACTCGAGGCCGGCGCGGTCGAGGGAAGCGACGCGACCTAGCCACCCTGCGCCGCGAACTGCTCGGGCAGGACTGA
- a CDS encoding Txe/YoeB family addiction module toxin: MAWRGRRRAVLQDECWEDLRFWVDTNRKVALRVLDLMDTVLREPYAGLGKPEHLKHFGGNVWSRRINEADRLGYEVFDDRVEFLQARYHYG; this comes from the coding sequence ATGGCCTGGCGCGGCCGGCGTCGGGCGGTCCTTCAGGATGAGTGCTGGGAGGATTTACGATTTTGGGTGGACACGAACCGCAAAGTCGCACTTCGGGTGCTCGACCTGATGGACACCGTGCTGCGCGAGCCGTATGCGGGCCTCGGCAAACCGGAACACTTGAAGCACTTCGGTGGAAACGTGTGGTCACGCCGGATCAACGAGGCGGACCGACTCGGGTATGAGGTGTTTGACGATCGGGTGGAGTTCCTGCAGGCGCGCTACCACTACGGCTGA
- a CDS encoding BrnA antitoxin family protein — protein MSAKPTTKRLPTADRPRHGRADLTRPRRMTEAEIRRTSPPELANLPDDFWADAELVLPQPKQAISFRVDQDVLEWFKEQGPRYQTRMNAVLRSYMRHARGNQHRQLTRRSERSSG, from the coding sequence GTGAGCGCAAAGCCTACGACCAAGCGTTTGCCGACCGCTGACCGGCCTCGACATGGGCGGGCCGATCTGACGCGCCCGCGGCGGATGACCGAGGCCGAGATTCGGCGCACGTCCCCACCCGAGTTGGCGAACCTGCCGGACGATTTCTGGGCGGATGCGGAGTTGGTGCTGCCGCAGCCCAAGCAGGCGATCTCGTTCCGCGTTGATCAGGACGTGCTGGAGTGGTTCAAAGAGCAGGGGCCACGCTATCAGACCCGCATGAATGCGGTGCTGCGGAGCTACATGCGTCATGCGAGAGGCAACCAACATCGGCAGCTAACGAGGCGCTCAGAGCGCTCCTCCGGTTAG